The Ochotona princeps isolate mOchPri1 chromosome 26, mOchPri1.hap1, whole genome shotgun sequence genome contains a region encoding:
- the PLEK2 gene encoding pleckstrin-2, with the protein MEDGVLKEGFLVKRGHIVHNWKARWFILRQNTLLYYKLEGGRRVTPPKGRILLDGCTITCPCLDYENRPLLIKLKTRTATEYFLEACSREERDAWAFEITGAIHAGQPGKVQQLHILKNSFKLPPHISLHRIVDKMHDSSSGIRSSPNTEQGSTYKKTFLGSSLVDWLISNSFAANRLEAVTLASMLMEENFLRPVGARSMGATRSGDLTDQFLDDSTALYTFAESYKKKLSSKEELSLSSVELSGEVVKQGYLAKQGHKRKNWKVRRFVLRKEPAFLHYYDPSKEENRPVGGFSLRGSLVSALEDNGVPTGVKGNVQGNLFKVITKDDTHYYIQASSKAERAEWIEAIKKLT; encoded by the exons ATGGAGGACGGCGTGCTCAAGGAGGGCTTCCTGGTCAAGAGG GGCCACATCGTCCACAACTGGAAGGCTCGCTGGTTCATCCTCCGCCAGAACACGCTGCTCTATTACAAGCTGGAGGGGGGTCGGAGAGTGACCCCTCCCAAGGGCCGGATCCTCCTGGATGGCTGCACCATCACCTGTCCCTGCCTGGACTATGAAAATCGTCCC CTCCTCATTAAGCTGAAGACGCGGACGGCCACGGAGTACTTCCTGGAAGCGTGTTCTCGGGAGGAGAGGGATGCCTGGGCCTTTGAGATAACAGGGGCTATTCACGCAGGGCAGCCGGGGAAGGTCCAGCAGCTCCATATCCTGAAGAACTCCTTCAAGCTGCCCCCTCACATCAGCCTGCA TCGCATCGTGGACAAGATGCATGACAGCAGCAGCGGGATCCGCTCAAGCCCCAACACAGAGCAAGGAAGCACCTACAAAAAGACCTTCCTAG GCTCCTCCCTGGTTGACTGGCTCATCTCCAACAGCTTCGCCGCCAACCGTCTGGAGGCCGTGACCCTGGCCTCCATGCTCATGGAAGAGAACTTCCTGCGGCCAGTAGGTGCCCGGAGCATGGGAGCCACTCGCTCTGGGGATCTGACGGACCAGTTTCTGGATGACTCCACGGCCCTGTACACTTTC GCTGAGAGCTACAAGAAGAAGCTAAGCTCCAAAGAAGAACTCAGTCTCAGCTCTGTGGAGCTGAGTGGAGAAGTGGTAAAACAGGGCTATCTGGCCAAGCAG GGGCACAAGAGAAAGAACTGGAAGGTGCGTCGCTTCGTGCTGAGGAAAGAGCCAGCTTTCCTGCATTACTACGACCCGTCCAAG GAAGAGAACAGGCCAGTGGGCGGGTTTTCCCTGCGTGGTTCACTTGTATCTGCTCTGGAGGACAACGGTGTTCCCACTG GGGTTAAAGGGAACGTCCAGGGCAACCTCTTCAAAGTGATTACTAAGGATGACACCCACTATTACATCCAGGCCAGCAGCAAGGCTGAGCGGGCAGAATGGATTGAAGCTATCAAAAAGCTAACATGA